The following are encoded in a window of Oncorhynchus mykiss isolate Arlee chromosome 31, USDA_OmykA_1.1, whole genome shotgun sequence genomic DNA:
- the clk4a gene encoding dual specificity protein kinase CLK4 isoform X1, with protein MRQAKRIRSPGVWLSEFSWVESRKRQKRDDSNSSVRENKSRRRQQPLKTHEGHYLENHSLNQQRIESKDRRAREASLEMGYDEDNRAAATRDRDREKDKEWHHYSKSSGRSGKSGRSSRRGRRRSPSHQRSSYSRSHHRRSRKRSRSVEDDDEGHLIYHRGDMLRARYEIVSTLGEGAFGKVVECIDHSKIGSRVALKIIKNIDRYREAAMAEVEVLEQMNSLDCDRRYGCVRMLDWFDHHGHVCISFELLGLSTYDYLKENNFQPFPVEHIRIMAYQIIRAVRFLHKNKLTHTDLKPENILFVDSEYDIKYNAKMKRDERTLKNPDVKVVDFGNATYEHNHHTSVVSTRHYRAPEVILDLGWDHACDVWSLGCVLIEYYLGSTLFQTHDSKEHLAMMERVLGPIPVHLLQKTKKRRYVHRYQLDWDALSSSGRYVRKHCKPLKQYMMVQSLDHDQLFDLIQKMLEYDPAKRLSLDQALRHPFFTCLRKATRK; from the exons ATGCGACAGGCAAAGCGAATTCGTTCCCCTGGCGTTTGGCTCAGTGAGTTCAGCTGGGTGGAGAGCCGAAAGCGCCAGAAGCGAGATGATTCGAATAGCAGTGTAAGGGAGAATAAATCTCGAAGACGTCAACAACCCCTCAAAACACATGAAGG GCACTACCTGGAGAACCACAGCCTGAACCAGCAGAGGATAGAGTCTAAGGACAGGAGGGCCAGAGAAGCCAGCCTGGAGATGGGCTACGACGAGGACAACAGGGCCGCCGCCACCAGGGACAGAGATCGGGAGAAGGACAAGGAGTGGCACCACTACAGCAAGTCATCCGGGCGGAGTGGCAAGAGTGGCCGTAGTAGCCGCCGAGGGCGGAGACGCAGCCCTTCTCATCAACGCTCCTCTTACTCG AGGAGCCATCATCGCAGGAGCAGGAAAAGATCCCGGAGTGTTGAGGATGATGACGAGGGTCACCTGATCTATCACAGGGGAGACATGCTAAGAGCCAGAT ATGAGATTGTGTCAACTCTAGGAGAAGGAGCCTTTGGGAAAGTCGTGGAATGCATCGATCACTCTAA AATTGGTTCTCGCGTGGCACTGAAGATCATTAAAAACATTGACCGGTACCGCGAAGCAGCCATGGCTGAGGTGGAGGTGCTGGAGCAGATGAACTCTCTGGACTGTGACCGGAGATA TGGATGTGTGAGGATGCTAGACTGGTTCGACCACCACGGTCATGTGTGTATATCGTTTGAGCTGCTGGGGCTCAGTACCTATGACTACCTGAAGGAGAACAACTTCCAGCCGTTCCCGGTAGAACACATCAGGATCATGGCCTACCAGATCATCCGAGCCGTACGAT TCCTGCATAAGAACAAGctgacacacactgacctgaAGCCCGAGAACATTCTGTTTGTGGACTCGGAGTACGACATCAAGTACAACGCCAAAATG AAGCGTGACGAGAGGACGTTGAAGAACCCGGACGTGAAGGTGGTTGATTTTGGCAACGCCACATATGAACACAACCACCACACCTCCGTAGTGTCCACACGTCACTACCGCGCTCCAGAGGTCATTCTGG atctgGGCTGGGACCATGCCTGTGACGTGTGGAGTCTGGGCTGTGTCCTCATAGAGTACTACCTGGGATCAACTCTCTTCCAG ACCCACGACAGTAAAGAACACCTGGCTATGATGGAGAGGGTCCTGGGCCCCATACCGGTACATCTCCTGCAGAAAACCAAGAAGCGGCGGTATGTCCATCGGTACCAGCTGGACTGGGATGCCCTCAGCTCCTCTGGGAGATACGTGAGGAAACACTGCAAACCACTCAAG CAATACATGATGGTCCAGAGCTTGGACCACGACCAGCTGTTTGACCTGATCCAGAAGATGCTGGAGTACGACCCAGCTAAACGCCTCTCCCTGGACCAGGCTCTCAGACACCCCTTCTTCACCTGCCTACGCAAGGCCACCAGGAAATGA
- the clk4a gene encoding dual specificity protein kinase CLK4 isoform X2 — translation MAEVEVLEQMNSLDCDRRYGCVRMLDWFDHHGHVCISFELLGLSTYDYLKENNFQPFPVEHIRIMAYQIIRAVRFLHKNKLTHTDLKPENILFVDSEYDIKYNAKMKRDERTLKNPDVKVVDFGNATYEHNHHTSVVSTRHYRAPEVILDLGWDHACDVWSLGCVLIEYYLGSTLFQTHDSKEHLAMMERVLGPIPVHLLQKTKKRRYVHRYQLDWDALSSSGRYVRKHCKPLKQYMMVQSLDHDQLFDLIQKMLEYDPAKRLSLDQALRHPFFTCLRKATRK, via the exons ATGGCTGAGGTGGAGGTGCTGGAGCAGATGAACTCTCTGGACTGTGACCGGAGATA TGGATGTGTGAGGATGCTAGACTGGTTCGACCACCACGGTCATGTGTGTATATCGTTTGAGCTGCTGGGGCTCAGTACCTATGACTACCTGAAGGAGAACAACTTCCAGCCGTTCCCGGTAGAACACATCAGGATCATGGCCTACCAGATCATCCGAGCCGTACGAT TCCTGCATAAGAACAAGctgacacacactgacctgaAGCCCGAGAACATTCTGTTTGTGGACTCGGAGTACGACATCAAGTACAACGCCAAAATG AAGCGTGACGAGAGGACGTTGAAGAACCCGGACGTGAAGGTGGTTGATTTTGGCAACGCCACATATGAACACAACCACCACACCTCCGTAGTGTCCACACGTCACTACCGCGCTCCAGAGGTCATTCTGG atctgGGCTGGGACCATGCCTGTGACGTGTGGAGTCTGGGCTGTGTCCTCATAGAGTACTACCTGGGATCAACTCTCTTCCAG ACCCACGACAGTAAAGAACACCTGGCTATGATGGAGAGGGTCCTGGGCCCCATACCGGTACATCTCCTGCAGAAAACCAAGAAGCGGCGGTATGTCCATCGGTACCAGCTGGACTGGGATGCCCTCAGCTCCTCTGGGAGATACGTGAGGAAACACTGCAAACCACTCAAG CAATACATGATGGTCCAGAGCTTGGACCACGACCAGCTGTTTGACCTGATCCAGAAGATGCTGGAGTACGACCCAGCTAAACGCCTCTCCCTGGACCAGGCTCTCAGACACCCCTTCTTCACCTGCCTACGCAAGGCCACCAGGAAATGA